The sequence AGGTGAACGGCATCATCACGATGGTCAGGAACGCCGGGATCGCGATCGTGTAGTCGGCCCAGTCGATCTCCTTGATCGAGTTGGCCAGGATCAGGAAGCCGACGGCGACCAGGGCGGGGGTGGCGGCCTGGGCGGGGACCATCTTGGCGAGCGGGGAGAAGAACAGCGCCACCATGAAGAGGGCGCCGGTGACGATCGAGGCGAAGCCGGTCCGGGCGCCCTCGCCGACGCCCGCGGTGGACTCGACGAAGCAGGTGTTCGCGGAGGAGGAGGTCGCGCCGCCCGCCGCGGTGGCGATGCCGTCGATCATCAGCACCTTGTTGATGCCCGGCAGGTCGCCCTTCGCGTCCAGCAGGTGGGCCTCGTCGGCCACGCCGAGGATGGTGCCCATCGCGTCGAAGAAGCAGGACATCAGGACGGTGAAGACGAACAGGACGCCGGTCAGGACGCCGACCTTCCCGAAGCCGCCGAACAGGCTGACCTCGCCGACCAGGCCGAAGTCGGGCTTGGCGACCGGGCTGCCGGGCCAGGCCGGGACGGTCAGGCCCCAGGCGCTGTCGGGCAGGTCGGCGAGCTTGTCGATGACCACGGCGACGACGGTCATCACCGCGATGGAGACCAGGATCGCGCCGGGCACCTTGCGGACGATCAGGACCAGGGTCAGCAGCAGGCCGAGCACGAAGACCAGGACCGGCCAGCCGAGCAGGTGGCCGCCGGTGCCGAGCTGGAGCGGCACGGTGGTGTGGGCGGCGTCGGGCATCCGGGTGACGAAGCCGGCGTCGACCAGGCCGACCAGGCTGATGAACAGGCCGATGCCGATGGCGATGCCCTTGCGCAGCCCGAGCGGGACGGCGTTCATCACCCGCTCGCGCAGGCCGGTGGCGACCAGGATCATGATCGCGAAGCCGGCCAGCACCACCATGCCCATCGCATCCGGCCAGGTCATCTTGGGCGCGAGCTGGAGGGCGACGATGGTGTTGACGCCGAGGCCGGCGGCCAGGCCGATCGGGACGTTGCCGATCACACCCATGAGCAGCGTGGTCAGACCCGCGGTGAGCGCGGTGGCGGTGACCAGCTGGGTGTTGTCCAGGTGGGCGCCGGTCATGTCGGTGGCGCTGGCCAGGATGATCGGGTTCAGCACCAGGATGTAGGCCATGGTGAAGAAGGTGGCGATGCCGCCGCGGATCTCGCGCGGCAGGGTGGAGCCGCGCTCGCCGATCCGGAAGTAGCGGTCCAGGGCGCCGGTCGGGGGCTTCGGCGCGTCGGGCTGGGCGGGCTCGGGCGACTCGGTGGTCGGCTGGGCCACGGGCATGCTGCGTCCTCTGTGGGGGCGGAGGAGAGAGGGGGAGCCGCCCGGGCGACTGTGGCCGGGCGATCCGGTCGGACGGGCACGAAGCACGATGTCCTGGACGTGCCCCGAACAACCGGAATGACAAGTATGAGTTCCGCTGTCGCCCGTTCGCTATCTTCGCGCGTAGACAGAAGGGGACCGGAACGTCCCCGGACAGTCCGCGCAGGAAATCGATCGAACGCCCGCCGCACCCGTACCCTAGGGCCCATGCCCAAGACGCCGACGCACCCCGCTCCACCTCCGCTGGAGGCCAATGACGTCGCGATCGTCGGCGGCGGGACGGTGCTCTGGTTCGTGGCGTTCGTCGTCCTGCTCCCCTTCTGGGGGACCCTCTCCGACCACGGCCACGGCAACTGGCCGTGGATCTGCCTGGCCGGCGGCGGCCTCGGTCTGATCGGCCTCTGGTACTGCCGGGCCCGCCGGGACGCCATCGCCCGGAGCCGGGCCGCCGAGGCCGGGGCGACGGGCCCGACGGGCACCGCGGAGGCGGCCGAGCGGGCGCCGCGCACGGCCCCCGGGGGGAACGGCGGGGGCCCTGCCACCCAGTCGGACTGAATAGTCCTTTAGTAGCACGCATCGGACATAAGGCACCCGTAGAGTCGGTGCCATGACGCAGCCTGCGCAGCCCGCCGAGGACCGGCCGACCGCGGCCCCGGCCACCGGGGAGAAGCCCGACGGGCAGAGGCCCGACGGCGCCCACCCGCTCGGGCTGCTGCCCGGCCGACGCGGCGGGCTCACCGCCGCCGAGGTGGCCGAACGGGTCGCCCGGGGCGACGTCAACGACGTACCGGTCCGCTCCAGCCGCTCCACCAAGGAGATCGTCCGGGCCAACGTCTTCACCCGCTTCAACGCGATCATCGGCGTGATGTTCGCGATCATCCTGGTCGTCGGCCCGATCCAGGACGGTCTCTTCGGACTGGTCATCGTCGCCAACACGGCGATCGGCATCATCCAGGAGCTGCGGGCCAAGAAGACCCTGGACAGCCTCGCGCTGATCGGCGAGGCCAGACCCCAGGTCCGCCGGGACGGCACCGTCGAACAGATCGCCGTCGGCGAGATCGTGCTGGACGACACCGTGTTGCTGGGCATCGGCGACAAGGTGATCGTCGACGGCGAGGTCACCGAGGCGGACGGTCTGGAGATCGACGAGTCGCTGCTCACCGGCGAGCCCGACCCGGTCCTCAAGCAGCCCGGCGACCAGGTGATGTCCGGCAGCTTCGTGGTGGCCGGCGCGGGCACCTTCACCGCCACCAAGGTCGGCCGCGAGGCGTACGCGGCGCAGCTGGCCGAGGAGGCCAGCCGGTTCACGCTGGTGAAGTCGGAGCTGCGCAGCGGCATCGACAGCATCCTGCGGTTCATCACCTGGCTGCTGGTCCCGACCGCGGTCGGTCTGATCATCAGCCAGCTGGCCGTGGAGGGCCGCGACTGGCGCGAGGCGGTCCGCCGGATGATCGCCGGGATCGTGCCGATGGTGCCCGAGGGCCTGGTGCTGCTGACCTCGGTGGCGTTCGCGATCGGGGTGATCCGGCTGGGCCGCAAGCAGTGCCTGGTCCAGGAGCTGCCCGCGATCGAGGGCCTGGCCCGGGTGAGCACCGTCTGCCTGGACAAGACCGGCACCCTCACCGAGGGCGGCATGGACCTGGTGGACCTGCGGATCCTCGGAGCCGACGCGGACGGCGGGGACGCCGGGGCCACCGACGAGCGCGGCAGGCTGGACGACCGGGGCACCCTCGAGGAGACCGTCGAACAGGCACTGGCGGTGATGGCCGGGGCCGACGCCCGCCCCAACGCGTCCATGCAGGCCGTCATCGACGCCTACGGCGACGGCCGGGACGCCGCGGTCGGCGGCCCGCGGTCCCCGGACGGCGACGGCCCGGAGGCCGGCCGGGGCGCCCCGGGGGCCCGGGGCGGCTGGCGGGTGATCGAGGCGATGCCGTTCTCCTCCGCCCGCAAGTGGAGCGGGGTCCAGCTGCTGGAGCCGCGCGGCGGCGAGGCCAGCTGGCTGCTCGGCGCGCCGGACGTCCTGCTGCCGGCCGGCCACCCGGCCCTGGCCGAGGTCGACGAGCTGGGCGCCCAGGGCCTGCGGGTCCTGCTGCTCGGCCGCACGCCCGTCCCGCTGGACGCCCCGGACCCGGCCGCCGGACTGCGCCCGCTCGCCCTGGTGGTGCTCCAGCAGCGGCTGCGCGAGGACGCCGCCGACACCCTGCGCTACTTCGAGAGCCAGCAGGTCGAGGCGAAGGTGATCTCCGGTGACGCGGCCGTCTCGGTCGGCGCGGTCGCCGCCCACCTCGGGCTGCCCGGCGCCGACCACCCGGTGGACGCCCGCACCCTGCCCGGCGAGCCGGAGGCGCTGGCCGACCTCGCCGAGCGCACCACCGTCTTCGGCCGGGTCACCCCGCAGCAGAAGCGCGAACTGGTCGGCGCGCTGCAGTCGCGCGGGCACACCGTGGCGATGACCGGCGACGGCGTCAACGACGTGCTGGCGCTCAAGGACGCGGACATCGGCGTGGCGATGGGCAGCGGCAGCGACGCGACCAAGGCGGTCGCCCAGATCGTGCTGCTGAACAACTCCTTCGCGGTGATGCCCTCGGTGGTCGCCGAGGGCCGCCGGGTGATCGGCAACATCGAGCGGGTGGCCGGGCTGTTCCTGGTCAAGACGGTCTACTCGGTGCTGCTGGCACTGCTGGTGATCTTCACCCACTCGCCGTACCCGTTCCTGCCCCGGCACTCCACCGTGCTGTCCACCCTGACGATCGGGGTCCCGGCCTTCTTCCTGGCGCTCGCGCCCAACAACGAGCGCGCCCGCACCGGCTTCGTGCGCCGGGTGCTGCGGCTGGCGGTCCCGGGCGGCATCATCGCCGGTACGGCGACCTTCACCGCGTACGCGCTCGCCCGGGCCGACCACGCCACCGACCTCGAGTCGGACACCAGCGTGGCCACCCTGACGCTGTTCCTGGTCGCCATCTGGGTGCTGGCGATCGTCGCCCGCCCCTACAACTGGTGGCGGGTGCTGCTGATCGCCACCATGTGCGGCTGCTTCACGCTGGTGATGACCGTGCCGTGGCTCTCCGACTTCTTCCAGCTCTCGCTGTCCGGCACCCGGGACCCGTGGATCGGGGTGGGCATCGCGGTGACCGCCGGACTGGTCCTGGAAGTGGTCTGGCGGATCATGCGGCGCCGGCTCGATGATTGAGCCACGAACCGGAGGGGTTCGGACGACGGGGGGTACCGCGATGGGGCGCAGGGGCGGGGAACTGGAGGCCTTCGCGGCCTTCCTGGGCGGACTGCTGGTCACCGGGCTGCTGGCCGGGCTGCTGGTGGGGGCCGGTGCGCTCGCGCGCGTCGAAGCCGGTCCGCTGCTGACCAAGGCGGTGGCGGCGGTGCTCACCGCCACCTGGGTACTGAGCACCCTGGCGCTCTACCTGCGGATGATCGCCCGCGGCCGGACCCGCTCCGGCTCCCGCTCCTGACCGACGGGATCCGGACGGACCGGAGGCCGGGACCGGACGCACGCTCCTCGCCGCGCCCGGCCCCGCCGCCCCGTCAGCCCTCGTAGTCCCGCGCCGCGGACAGCTCGTAGGCCCGGTCCGGCTCGCTCAGCGCGGCCAGCACCTCGAACCGGCGGTGCCACTGCCCCACCGACCAGGCCAGGCCCGCGGCCAGGCCCTCCGGGGTCGCCGCGTGCAGCAGCCCGGGCACCGGTGGCAGCTCGAACTCGTCGTCCTCGTCGGCCTCCTCGGCCGACTCCGGGTCGTACGGCGCCTCCGGGGTGTCCGCCGCGCCGTCCCAACGCCAGTCGACGGCCGCCTCCTCCCCGTCCGGCCCCACCACCAGCAGCTCCTCGTGCTCCTCGTACGCCACCGGGCAGCCGGGCAGCAGCTCCCGCACCACCGCCGGCACCCGGTGCAGCGCGCCCTCGGAGAGCACCCGCCCGCCGGCCACCTCGCTGGCCAGCGAGACGTGCAGCCGCTCGGCGAGGTCCGCCGCCAGTGCCGGGGCGACCGGCAGCAACGGGTGGTCGTGCAGCAGCTCGACCAGGTCGGGGGCGTCCGCGACGACGGCCTCGGTGGCGTCCACCACCACGGTCCGGTCCGGCCTCCGCCCGGTGGCGCGGTCCATCGGCGGGACCGCCCTGACCACGTCCAGCGCCTCGATCCGGTCCGTGCCGACCCGGGCCAGCGCGCTGAGGATGCCGTGCAGCTGGCGGTGCCCGATCTCGGCGTCCGGATCGGTGAGCCGGTCCAGCACCTCGTCGGGACCGTGCGGCTCGGCGAGCAGTGCGGTCAGCGTGGTGCGCACGCCCAGCGCGTGCAGGAACTGCTCGTCCAGGGTGGTGCGGGCCTCGTCGTAGAGACCGCGCAGCAGCGGGTCCGCACCGGCCGCGCGCAGCCCGGCGGGCTCGCGGCCGTCCAGCACCGGGTGGTCGCGCAGCCACCAGGCGGTGTACGGCGGCAGGTCGGTGTACGAGCCGTCCGGCAGCAGGGTGCGCACGGGGGTGACCACGGCGTCCCGGTACGGCGGGCGGGCCAGCGTGGCCAGCGCCTGCGGCCAGGCGTCGTCGTCCACCAGGTCCAGGTCGCGGACGGCGAGCAGCTCGGCGGCGACCGGCGGCACGCCGATCGCGTCCGCGTCATCGGCGTGCAGGGCCTCCAGCGCGTCCTCGGCCCAGTCGGCCAGGCCGTCCGGTGCCTCGTCGATCAGCCCGGTGGGGTGGCCGCCGGCCGCCCGGTCGGCGGGCGCGGTGGGGTCGAGCCGCTCCAGGTCGTCCGGGTCGAGCACCACGTCCTCGGCCCGGACCAGCACGAACCCGGCGAGCACGCCGACCGCGGCGAGCACCTCGGGGCCCCAGCGCTCCAGCAGTTCGTCGTCCACCCAGGCGGCGTCGTCCTCGCGCGCCAGCGCGGCGAACGGGCTGTCGGGCAGCAGGAGTTCACCGGCCCGGGCGGGCTCGCCCTCGTCGTCGAGCAGGGCCAGCCGGGCCAGCCACGGGTGCTCGCCGGGGGCCGGGGCGGCCGCCCGGACGAGCGCCAGGACGGCCTCGGCGAGGTCGGCGGCGGCGTCCGGGTCGTCCTCGGCCAGCTCGTAGGAGCGCAGGACGGCGGCCCGCACCTCGGGCGTGTCCAGCACCCCGGCGGGGGTGGCCGCACCGGCGCCCAGCTTGGCCAGCAGCGGGTGGGCGGCCTCCGGGTGGGCGAGCCGCAGGTCGAGCACCGCGAGCGCGTCGGCCAGCGCCTCCGGGTAGCCGGGGAAGGCCGCCCAGTCGGCGGCGTCCGAGGGCAGCAGGACCCGGCGCGGCCCGGTCACCGTCCGCCCGTCGGCGAGCGGCACCGGCAGCGCGCCGAGCGCCTCCGGGTCGGCGCCGCCGAGCGCCGCGTACAGGTTGCGCCACCAGGCCGGCTCCCGGTCCAGGCCGCCCAGCTGGTCGACCACCTCGGCGAGCGGGACCCGGCGCACGTTCAGCACCCGCAGCTCGGTGCGGCGTTCCAGACCGGCCGGCAGCAGGCCGGGGAAGATCGGTGCCAGCGCCTCGACCACCGATCCGTCCGCGCCCTCCAGCAGGGTCGCGTCCCGGGGCCGCAACGCCGGGGTGCCCTCCTCGACCGGCGCCGGGTGCGGCAGGAACGGCGTCCCGGGCAGCCGGGACAGCACGGCGGCGCGCAGCGCGTTGTCCAGCGCGCCCCGGCCGAGCGGTCCGGGCACCAGGCCGAGCGAGCCGAGGTCGCCGCCGCGGGCGCGCAGCAGTTCGGCGTAGGCGTCGGCGGCCCGCTCGGTGAGGAAGTCGGCGAGCGCGCCGGGGGCGACGTGCCGGCGGGTGGAGTCCAGCGGGTAGGAGGCGATCAGCAGCGCGGGCAGGTCGAGCGGCTCGTCGCTCGGGGTGGGCGCGTGCAGCACCGGGGCGATCGCCGGCCGCTGCGGGTCGCCGTCGTCGGAGACCGGCACCGCCCAGGTCACGGTCCAGTACGGGCGGGTGCGCTCCTCGGTGGGCCGGTCGGCGAGCAGCCCGGCGTCGAGCGGTCCGGCCGCCCCGACGGTCTGCCAGACGGTGCGCCGCAGCTGCCCGTCGGCGTCGTCGGTGATGGTGACCTCGCTGATCTCCGCCCCGGCGGCCGAGCCTCCCGGCGCCGGGAGGGCCGCGTCCGGACGCGGCCCGGCGGCCGAGCGGGTCAGCGTGCGGGTGCCCTCCGAGGTCTCCACCACGACCTCGGCCAGGCCGGGCAGGGTGAGCAGCAGCGCGTCGTCGATGCCGGCCAGCAGTCGGCGGGTGAGGTCCTCGGCGGCCGCGTCGCGCAGCGGCAGCACCACCACCGTGTCGTACCCGTCGGGTGCGGGGCCCTCGGCGGCGAACGGCAGCCGCAGCAGCGGCACATGGCCGTCCCGGCGGCGCAGCTCCTCGTCGAGCACGGGCTGCGCCTCGGCCAGCGACCTGGCCTCGCCGAGCGACCAGCGCACCCCGCCGGCCGCGCCGAGCACGGCGGGCTCGTCGGTGACCGCGAGCACGGCGGCGAAGCCGACCCCGAACCGGCCGACGGTGCTGTCCCGGTCGCCGCGCTTGGAGGAGGCGCGCAGGGTGGAGAGCGATTCGACGGCCGCCGCGTCCAGCGGCGCACCGGTGTTCGCGGCGGCCAGCACGCCGTCGGCCAGGGTGAGCCGGAGCCGGCCGGGGCCGTGCCCGGCCCGGACCGCGGCGTCGGCGGCGTTCTGCGCCAGCTCGACGACCAGCCGGTCGCGGTAGCCGCCGAGGGCCAGCTCCTCCTCGGCGTTGGCGTCCTCCCGGAACCTGGCCGGGGAGGCGGCCCAGGCGTCCAGCACCCGGCGGCGCAGTTCGGCGCTGCCGAAGGGGTCCGCGAGGCGCTCGTCCGTGCCGCTGCCGAGAATCCGAGGTTCCACTGGACCTGCCGCCTTCCGCCGCCCTGTTGTGCCCTACGGGGGCATTCTTCCCTGCCGCGGGGACAGCGCCGGACACACCCCCGGGGCCGGTCGCGCGGCCGGGCCGCGGGCGGGAACGACGACGGCCCGCCCCACCGGGGTGGGACGGGCCGCCGGACGTGACGATCTCCGGGAGTCAGGAGTGGCCGAGCTCCTCGGCGGGGGCGTCGGGCTCGACCGAACCGGCGAGCCGGTCGGGGTGCAGCGTCAGCGGCTCGACCACCAGCTCGTCCAGGA comes from Streptomyces sp. TLI_053 and encodes:
- a CDS encoding NCS2 family permease: MPVAQPTTESPEPAQPDAPKPPTGALDRYFRIGERGSTLPREIRGGIATFFTMAYILVLNPIILASATDMTGAHLDNTQLVTATALTAGLTTLLMGVIGNVPIGLAAGLGVNTIVALQLAPKMTWPDAMGMVVLAGFAIMILVATGLRERVMNAVPLGLRKGIAIGIGLFISLVGLVDAGFVTRMPDAAHTTVPLQLGTGGHLLGWPVLVFVLGLLLTLVLIVRKVPGAILVSIAVMTVVAVVIDKLADLPDSAWGLTVPAWPGSPVAKPDFGLVGEVSLFGGFGKVGVLTGVLFVFTVLMSCFFDAMGTILGVADEAHLLDAKGDLPGINKVLMIDGIATAAGGATSSSANTCFVESTAGVGEGARTGFASIVTGALFMVALFFSPLAKMVPAQAATPALVAVGFLILANSIKEIDWADYTIAIPAFLTIVMMPFTYSITNGIGFGFIAFCVLRLAAGRGREVPVAMYAVSAVFAFYYLMPALGLL
- a CDS encoding DUF2530 domain-containing protein; amino-acid sequence: MPKTPTHPAPPPLEANDVAIVGGGTVLWFVAFVVLLPFWGTLSDHGHGNWPWICLAGGGLGLIGLWYCRARRDAIARSRAAEAGATGPTGTAEAAERAPRTAPGGNGGGPATQSD
- a CDS encoding HAD-IC family P-type ATPase; protein product: MTQPAQPAEDRPTAAPATGEKPDGQRPDGAHPLGLLPGRRGGLTAAEVAERVARGDVNDVPVRSSRSTKEIVRANVFTRFNAIIGVMFAIILVVGPIQDGLFGLVIVANTAIGIIQELRAKKTLDSLALIGEARPQVRRDGTVEQIAVGEIVLDDTVLLGIGDKVIVDGEVTEADGLEIDESLLTGEPDPVLKQPGDQVMSGSFVVAGAGTFTATKVGREAYAAQLAEEASRFTLVKSELRSGIDSILRFITWLLVPTAVGLIISQLAVEGRDWREAVRRMIAGIVPMVPEGLVLLTSVAFAIGVIRLGRKQCLVQELPAIEGLARVSTVCLDKTGTLTEGGMDLVDLRILGADADGGDAGATDERGRLDDRGTLEETVEQALAVMAGADARPNASMQAVIDAYGDGRDAAVGGPRSPDGDGPEAGRGAPGARGGWRVIEAMPFSSARKWSGVQLLEPRGGEASWLLGAPDVLLPAGHPALAEVDELGAQGLRVLLLGRTPVPLDAPDPAAGLRPLALVVLQQRLREDAADTLRYFESQQVEAKVISGDAAVSVGAVAAHLGLPGADHPVDARTLPGEPEALADLAERTTVFGRVTPQQKRELVGALQSRGHTVAMTGDGVNDVLALKDADIGVAMGSGSDATKAVAQIVLLNNSFAVMPSVVAEGRRVIGNIERVAGLFLVKTVYSVLLALLVIFTHSPYPFLPRHSTVLSTLTIGVPAFFLALAPNNERARTGFVRRVLRLAVPGGIIAGTATFTAYALARADHATDLESDTSVATLTLFLVAIWVLAIVARPYNWWRVLLIATMCGCFTLVMTVPWLSDFFQLSLSGTRDPWIGVGIAVTAGLVLEVVWRIMRRRLDD
- a CDS encoding molecular chaperone Hsp90, whose translation is MEPRILGSGTDERLADPFGSAELRRRVLDAWAASPARFREDANAEEELALGGYRDRLVVELAQNAADAAVRAGHGPGRLRLTLADGVLAAANTGAPLDAAAVESLSTLRASSKRGDRDSTVGRFGVGFAAVLAVTDEPAVLGAAGGVRWSLGEARSLAEAQPVLDEELRRRDGHVPLLRLPFAAEGPAPDGYDTVVVLPLRDAAAEDLTRRLLAGIDDALLLTLPGLAEVVVETSEGTRTLTRSAAGPRPDAALPAPGGSAAGAEISEVTITDDADGQLRRTVWQTVGAAGPLDAGLLADRPTEERTRPYWTVTWAVPVSDDGDPQRPAIAPVLHAPTPSDEPLDLPALLIASYPLDSTRRHVAPGALADFLTERAADAYAELLRARGGDLGSLGLVPGPLGRGALDNALRAAVLSRLPGTPFLPHPAPVEEGTPALRPRDATLLEGADGSVVEALAPIFPGLLPAGLERRTELRVLNVRRVPLAEVVDQLGGLDREPAWWRNLYAALGGADPEALGALPVPLADGRTVTGPRRVLLPSDAADWAAFPGYPEALADALAVLDLRLAHPEAAHPLLAKLGAGAATPAGVLDTPEVRAAVLRSYELAEDDPDAAADLAEAVLALVRAAAPAPGEHPWLARLALLDDEGEPARAGELLLPDSPFAALAREDDAAWVDDELLERWGPEVLAAVGVLAGFVLVRAEDVVLDPDDLERLDPTAPADRAAGGHPTGLIDEAPDGLADWAEDALEALHADDADAIGVPPVAAELLAVRDLDLVDDDAWPQALATLARPPYRDAVVTPVRTLLPDGSYTDLPPYTAWWLRDHPVLDGREPAGLRAAGADPLLRGLYDEARTTLDEQFLHALGVRTTLTALLAEPHGPDEVLDRLTDPDAEIGHRQLHGILSALARVGTDRIEALDVVRAVPPMDRATGRRPDRTVVVDATEAVVADAPDLVELLHDHPLLPVAPALAADLAERLHVSLASEVAGGRVLSEGALHRVPAVVRELLPGCPVAYEEHEELLVVGPDGEEAAVDWRWDGAADTPEAPYDPESAEEADEDDEFELPPVPGLLHAATPEGLAAGLAWSVGQWHRRFEVLAALSEPDRAYELSAARDYEG